The Deinococcus puniceus genome segment ATAGGCCCACGTTGCCGCGCCCGTCAGCAGCAGTTGGCCCACGATCAGGGCCGAGGCTTCCGGCAGGCGCAGTTGGTAGGCGGTGAGGGTGTAGATCTCCACTTCCAGCGTGCTGTAGCGCTCGCCCCCCAACGTGAGCGGCAGGCCGAAGCTGAGGGCCGAATACAAGAACACCAGAATGAATCCGGCGGCCAGTCCGGGTAGGGCTAGCGGGAGTGCCACCGTCCAAGCCGCCTTCCAGCCCGATGCTCCCAATGACCGTGCCGCGCCGATCAGATTGGGCGGAACCCGTGAAAACCCCGCGTGGGCCAGCCGAATCATCACGGGCAGATTGAAGAACAGATTGCCCAGCAGCAGCAGGCCGGGGCCGTCGCTCAGGTCAATCCCGGTGAGTCGGGTGATCCAGCCTTGCGGCCCCAAGAGCGCGGTCAGGCCCAGCACGGCCACCAGTGTGGGCGTCACGAACGGCAGCAGCAAGAAGCGCAGAAACGCCGCCCGCCCCGGCACGTCCCAGCGCGACAGCAGGTAGGCCAGCGGCCCGCCCACTGCCAGTGCCACCGCCGCCGTGCCCAGCGCTTGCCCCAGCGTCCAGCCGAGGCGGCCCACAAAATACGGATCGCGCCACACGCCCAACTGCACCCCGCCTTCAGCCAGCGTGCGCCCCAGCGGAAGCGCCAGCAGTAGGGCCATGAAACTGAGGGGCAAGAGGGCCAGCAGGAAGGTGCTTAAGCGGGCCACCTAGCGCCGCAGCACGTTCGTCACCCAGCCGTCGATGAGGCGTTGCGGATTGGCGAGCAACGCGGGTTTGATGGGCGCTGTCTTGGGCTGCTCGGCAAACTTGAACACCGGATTCAGCGGCGTGCCTGCCACCGCCGGGTAAATCCACATCCGGGTGGGAATGTCGGCCTGCACGCCCCCCGACAGCATGAAGTCCACGAATGCGCGGGCCAGTGCGGGCTGCTTGGCTCCCTTCAGCACGCCCACGCCTTCCAGTTGCAAAAAGGTGCTTCCGGGCAAGAACAGATTCCCGGTGGGTGACTGCTGGGTCAACTTGGCCGCGTTGAATCCCTCGGCATAAAAGACCTCGGCGGCGGGGCTGCTGGCATAGCTCAGGACAATGGGAAACTTGCCCCCGTTGCGCGTAAATTCCTTGTAGTACGCATCTGACCAGCCGCGTGTGACCTTCATGCCGCCCGCGCGGGCCATGCGCCACCAGTTCCACGCGCCCGCCTCGCCGTACTGGTTCACGCTTGCCAGCAGGAAGGCCAAACCGGGGCTAGACGTCGCCGGAGACGACACCACCGTCAATTTGGCATAGGCCGGATTCTTGAGGTCATCCAACGTTTTGGGCAGGGCCAGCCCCGCTTTCTGGAACCAAGCGCGGTCATAGTTGAAGGCCACCACGCCGTAATCCACCGTATTCAGCAGGGTTGTCCCGTTGGCCTCATCCATGCGGTAGGCGGCGGGCACGGCCTTCAACGCGGGCGAGCGGTAGGCATCCAGCACCCCGGCAGCGCGGGCACGCGGCAGCAGGCTGTTATCTATCCCGTACACCACGTCGGCCAGCGGCGCACGGCGGGTCAGGATCAGGCGGTTCAGCAGTTCGCCCGCATCGCCCGCCTTCACAAAGCGCACGCGGGCGGCGTTGGCTTTCTCGAAGGCCGCCACCAACGCCTTATCGACCTCGAAACTGTCGTGAGAAATGACGGTGAGGGTGGTCTGGGCCGAAGCCACGCTGCCCAACAGGAGTCCTGCAATGATCACTACTCGTCTAATCTGCATAAAAAAGCCCCTTCGCGTCAGGAAGGGGGGCGTTTCCCTGACGATGCAGGGCACACGGAACGGGGCCGCACTGGGTAAGTAGCACTGGGCAAGCGTTCCGCGCATCACGCTCCCTCCGCCGGAATGACCCGGATCAGGTTCCTGGGGTATGTCTCAGCCCTAACGTTTTAGGGCACCCCCGGTGACGACAGGGGAGAGCATAGCGCAGAAGTTGGGGGAGACAGCATCTTTGGGTGCTTTGTCTAAGAGTCAAGGGTTTAAGGTGCTGGGGTGGGTATGCCGTTGGGTGGCTTCTTCGCACCCCAAAGGAAGAAGGCTTTAGCAAAAACGCCTCAGCCTTTCCTTAGACCCTAGACCCTTAGACTAGCCCCCACACGGTCAACTCCAAGTTGTTCGCCGCTCCTGAGACGCCTCCCCTGTCCTTCAGCCCCCATCATGTTCCCATGACTCTTCCCGCTCCCTTCAACCTCGTAGTGTGGCTGATTGTGCAAGACACTCAGGGCGGCGTGCTGCTCGGACGGCGCGAGGGCACGGGCTACGGCGCGGGACTATGGGGCTTGCCGGGTGGCCGAGTCGAGCGCGGCGAAGCGTTGGCCGACGCTGCCGCCCGCGAAGTGTGGGAAGAGATGGGCCTACAAGTGAGCGCGGCAACGCTGACCTTCGTCGGCGTCAGCCGCTACGACGTAGGCGGTGTGCAGGGCAGCGATTTTTTGTATCTGGCACGTGACTGGAGCGGGGAACCTCTGGCTTTGGAGCAGACCTCGGAAGTGGGTTGGTTTGATCCGGCCCAGGTGCCTGCCGACAGCTTGCCTTGGTTGGCGGGCGTGCTGGCCGCGCATTTGCTGAATGGCCGTGTGCTGAGCGAGCAACTCGACAGCCTAGACGGCGTGCAGCCGCGCTGAATTGCCTGTTCGGCGTTGCTTATTCCCCCTCGCTTATTCGCCCCCCTTCTGCATTAGTCTGCCCCTATGCAAGATGTTTTGGTGATTGGAGCGGGCTTGGCGGGCCTCACGGCGGCGCGGGTGCTGACGCGGGCAGGGCGGCGCGTGCGGGTGCTGGAAGCGGGGGCAGAAGTGGGCGGGCGGGTGCGTTCGCGCCAACTGGAAGGCTTCACACTGGACGCCGGATTTCAGGTGTTGTTCACGGCTTACCCGGCGGTGCGGCGGCACCTGAACCTAGAGGCGCTGGATTTGGTGCCCATTCCCCCGGCGGCGGTGGTGCGGCGTGGGGCGCGGGCAGACGTACTGGGCGACCCCATCCGCGATCCGGCCAGCTTGTTTTCGAGCCTGACCACGCGGGTGCTGCCGCTGCCCGACAAACTGCGGGTGGCAAAACTGGCCGCGCAACTTCGCACGCCTCCGGTTCACACGCTGCTGAGCGGCCCCGACGAGTCCACACAGGACTATCTGCGGCGTCAGGGCTTTTCAGAGGCAGCTCTTGACCGATTCTTTCGCCCCTTTTTCGGCGGCGTGTTCCTGCGGCGCGACTTGTCTACGTCGGCCCGGCTGTTCCGCTACTACTTCCGCATGCTGATGGACGGCCAAATTGCCGTGCCACGCGGGGGTATGGGCCAGATTCCGGCGCAACTGGCAGACGGGCTGGACGTGACCTTGGGCGTGCGCGTGACCCGCCTGACCGCCCACCGGGACATGGTCAGCGTGGCCACACGTGCGGGCGATCTGGAGGCCCGGAACGTGATCGTCGCCACCGATCCGAACACGGCCCAAACGCTTCTGGGCGGAGACTTGGCGCGCGGCAGCCTCAGCAGCGCGTACTTGCATTACGCCACGCCGCACCCTATAGACCCGCAACCCCGCCTGCTGCTGAATGCCGAAGCGGGCTGGATCAACAACGCCCACTGGATCAGTCAGGCGGTGCCGGGGCGTGCGCCGGAAGGCCAACATCTGCTGATCGCCACAGTGCTGGGCCGCCCCACAGTGTCTATAACAGAAGTCTCCGATGCCGAACTGGATGCACAGGTGCGGGCAGAATTGGCCGTCTGGTACGGCGAGGCCGACGCCCGCACCCTCCGCACACTGCACATAGAGCGAATAGAACACGCCCAGTATCCCCAGCCTGCCGGGTACGCCGCCCACCTGCCCGGCCACGCCACCGCGCTTCCCGGCGTGCTGCTGGCCTCCGAACTGACCTCCATGAGCGGCATTCAGGGCGCGATGGAAAGCGGCGAAAAGGCGGCGGCCATCGTGCTGAGCGACTTGGTGGCAATGAGCAGACCGAGGGGGAGCTAATGCCAGAACTGCCCGCCGCCGCATTAGATCATCTGGTCATCGCCGCCCGCACGTTGCAAGAAGGGCAAGCGTGGCTGGAAGGACGTTTGGGCGTGACGCTCGCACCCGGTGGCGAACACACGCAATTCGGCACGCACAATGCGCTGCTGTCGCTGGGGCCGGACGCCTACCTAGAGGTCATCGCCATCAATCCGCACGCGCCCGCCCCTTCCCGCCCGCGCTGGTTTGGGCTGGATACACCCGAAATACAGGACAAGTTAGAGAATGGCCCCGCCCTGATTCACTGGGTGGCGAGTGTGCCCAGCCTGCCCCCCACTCCAGACCTGCTGGAACTCTCACGCGGCGAGAACCGTTGGGCGTTGACCGTGCCCCAAGATGGAAGCTTGCCGGGCGGCGGCGTGCAGCCCAGCCTGATCGTGTGGCACACGCCGCCCCCGCCCACGCGCCTGCCGGATGCTGGGGTGCGCTTGGCTTCCCTGCGTCTGGGCACGCCTGACCCAGACCGCCTGCGTGCTTGGCTGGACGCTGTTCATTTTGCGGGGGAAGTAGAAGTCTATGAAGCGCCTCAACCGGAATTGGCGGCCTTGCTGGAAACGCCGCACGGGTTGGTGACGCTGTGAGCGTGGAAGATTACTCCCTCTCCCTTGAGGGGGGAGGGCTGGGGACTCGCAGAGCTGCGAAGCAGAGGGGGTGTATGAGCGCAGCGATTGCCTTTCCTTAGACCCTCAGACCCTAGACTCTTAGACAAGGCACCCGGAAACTTAGCCCCATGAAACTCCCCCCGCCAGACGCCACTTTCTACACCCACCCCCCGGCCACTCCCGAACGGGCCAGCGTGGGCGCAGTCGTGCTGAAGCGCAGCGATTCCGGCTGGCTCCTCGCCGTTGTCATTGAACCCGGTGACTATCCGCAACTGCCCAAAGGCGGCGTAGAAGCGGGCGAAACGCATGAGCAGGCGCTGATGCGGGAACTGCGCGAGGAAGCGGGCCTATACGCCGTGCGCGTGGTGGCCGACTTGGGCACGCTGGAACGCTTGAACTACGCCCGGACGCTGTGGCAAGTCACGCGCTACAGCCTCGGCGTCACGGAGGAGATGGGTCAGCCGCCGCTGGAACCCGGTTTCAGGCTGGAATGGCACGCTCTGGCCGACGCGCCGCCCCTCTTCTGGCCCGAACAAACGCGGCTGGTGGAACAGGTTAGAGGGGCATTGGCACGCGGAGAATACGGCTTGGAAGGTGGCATGTAGAACGTGGATCGTGGACAGGGAACCTCCAACCTACGATCCACGTTCTACATTCCTCTCCGGGTTCCGTCCAATTCCGCCACAATCGGAACACCACCGCTTGCGGCTCCATCTCCCGAAACCCGTCCTTGTTCTTCCTCCTTCTAGTCGGATTACAGCGCCAAACGACGGCGCTTTCAATCGGAATTACTCGAACAGCGTACTCACACTCTCCCCGGTATGAATATTGGCAATCGCGTTGGCAAACAGCGGCGCAACGTCCAGCACGGCCAGTTTGCCGCCCGCCGCCAGAATCTTGCTTTCGGGCACCAGCACCGTGTTGGTACTCGCCACCTGCGTCACGTCCAGCGCGGCGATTCGCTCTATGGCGGGGCCAGTATAGACGCCGTGAGTCACCGCCACATACACGTCTTTTGCGCCCATGCTGCGGCAGATATTCACGGTCTCCACGAGGCTGCCCGCCGTACTGATCTCGTCGTCCACGATGAACACGGTTTTGCCTTCCACTTCCCCGATCAGGGCGCGGGGCCGAACTTCGGTGTCGCTGATGCGCTCTTTGTCGATCATGGCGAGGCCGGAATCGAGGCGGCGGGCAATGTGGGACGCCCGCTTGATGCTGCCCGCGTCGGGGGCCAATACTACACCTTCATGGGCGTTGGGCACACACTTTTTGAAGTGTTGCGTCAGCACGATGTCCGCCGACAGGTGGTCTACGGGCACTTTGAAAAACCCGTGAACCTGCGGCGAGTGCAGGGTCATCATCAGGATTCGGTCTGCGCCTGCTTCCTGAAGCAAGTCGGCCACCAGACGGCCCGCGATGGAGATACGGGGGCTGTCTTTTTTGTCGCTGCGGGCATAGCTGTAGTACGGAATCACGGCGGTCACGCGGCCTGCACTCGCGCTCTTGGCGGCGTCGATCATGAGCATCAGTTCCATAATCGCGTCGCTGACGGGCGTGCTGAACGTCTGAATGATGAACACGTCGCCTTCTCGCAGGGACTCTTCGTAATGCACGATCAGGTTGTCGTTGGTGAATTTCTCGGTTTTGCTGTTGCCCAGCGGCACGCCGAGGTTGTCGCAGATGGACTGTGCCAGCGGGCGGTTGCTCTGGCCTGCAAACACGAGCAGCGGCGCACGGTGGCTTCTGGCAATGCGGTCAGTGTGGGTGGATCGGAGCAGGGACACGGTGAAATCCTCCAGAAACGGGGAGAGAAGGCGCGGGGCAGTCGGCAGAGCTTGTCGCAGGCAGCATACCGTGAGTGGCCGGGCGGGGCCGTCCGTCGCTGCGTGACAGGGCTAGAAGTGAGGGCGGGTGGCATACGGAACGTGGATCGTGGTCTGGGATGTTGTCCCTTTCCACGATCCACGTTTTCCATTCCACGATCTGCGATTCACGTTCCCGGCTTCCGGCCATCGCGTCTGCGCGTATCTGCACCGGAGGCCGACTCCACTCTGGAAGCCGTGTGTTTCCCACTCGCTCTGCTCGGATTAAACAGAAATCCTCTGTCCGATCAGAATTTATTCCCCCCTGAAAATCTTCCCCACCTTGTCGAAAAACCCTTCCGGCTTCTCGTTCACCTCGTCGCCTACCGCGCGGGCATAGGCCAGCAGGGCTTCGCGGGCTTCGGGAGTCAGTTGGGCGGGTTTGGGCACCTGCACGTCGTATTCCACGATCAGATCGCCGCTGCCTGCACCCTGCAAGCGGGGCAACCCTTGCCCACGCAGGCGGTGCAGTTCGCCGTGCTGCGTGCCTGCCTTGACCTCTACGTTTTGGGGGCCGTCCAGCGTGGGCACGGTAATTTGCCCGCCCAACGCGGCTTTAGCAAATCCGATGCGCGAGGTGTAGATCAGGTGTTCCTGCTCGCGGCGCAGCTCGGCGTGGCG includes the following:
- a CDS encoding NUDIX domain-containing protein, with the translated sequence MKLPPPDATFYTHPPATPERASVGAVVLKRSDSGWLLAVVIEPGDYPQLPKGGVEAGETHEQALMRELREEAGLYAVRVVADLGTLERLNYARTLWQVTRYSLGVTEEMGQPPLEPGFRLEWHALADAPPLFWPEQTRLVEQVRGALARGEYGLEGGM
- a CDS encoding NUDIX domain-containing protein, whose amino-acid sequence is MTLPAPFNLVVWLIVQDTQGGVLLGRREGTGYGAGLWGLPGGRVERGEALADAAAREVWEEMGLQVSAATLTFVGVSRYDVGGVQGSDFLYLARDWSGEPLALEQTSEVGWFDPAQVPADSLPWLAGVLAAHLLNGRVLSEQLDSLDGVQPR
- a CDS encoding NAD(P)/FAD-dependent oxidoreductase, producing MQDVLVIGAGLAGLTAARVLTRAGRRVRVLEAGAEVGGRVRSRQLEGFTLDAGFQVLFTAYPAVRRHLNLEALDLVPIPPAAVVRRGARADVLGDPIRDPASLFSSLTTRVLPLPDKLRVAKLAAQLRTPPVHTLLSGPDESTQDYLRRQGFSEAALDRFFRPFFGGVFLRRDLSTSARLFRYYFRMLMDGQIAVPRGGMGQIPAQLADGLDVTLGVRVTRLTAHRDMVSVATRAGDLEARNVIVATDPNTAQTLLGGDLARGSLSSAYLHYATPHPIDPQPRLLLNAEAGWINNAHWISQAVPGRAPEGQHLLIATVLGRPTVSITEVSDAELDAQVRAELAVWYGEADARTLRTLHIERIEHAQYPQPAGYAAHLPGHATALPGVLLASELTSMSGIQGAMESGEKAAAIVLSDLVAMSRPRGS
- a CDS encoding ribose-phosphate diphosphokinase — encoded protein: MSLLRSTHTDRIARSHRAPLLVFAGQSNRPLAQSICDNLGVPLGNSKTEKFTNDNLIVHYEESLREGDVFIIQTFSTPVSDAIMELMLMIDAAKSASAGRVTAVIPYYSYARSDKKDSPRISIAGRLVADLLQEAGADRILMMTLHSPQVHGFFKVPVDHLSADIVLTQHFKKCVPNAHEGVVLAPDAGSIKRASHIARRLDSGLAMIDKERISDTEVRPRALIGEVEGKTVFIVDDEISTAGSLVETVNICRSMGAKDVYVAVTHGVYTGPAIERIAALDVTQVASTNTVLVPESKILAAGGKLAVLDVAPLFANAIANIHTGESVSTLFE
- a CDS encoding VOC family protein, with the translated sequence MPELPAAALDHLVIAARTLQEGQAWLEGRLGVTLAPGGEHTQFGTHNALLSLGPDAYLEVIAINPHAPAPSRPRWFGLDTPEIQDKLENGPALIHWVASVPSLPPTPDLLELSRGENRWALTVPQDGSLPGGGVQPSLIVWHTPPPPTRLPDAGVRLASLRLGTPDPDRLRAWLDAVHFAGEVEVYEAPQPELAALLETPHGLVTL
- a CDS encoding thiamine ABC transporter substrate-binding protein, yielding MQIRRVVIIAGLLLGSVASAQTTLTVISHDSFEVDKALVAAFEKANAARVRFVKAGDAGELLNRLILTRRAPLADVVYGIDNSLLPRARAAGVLDAYRSPALKAVPAAYRMDEANGTTLLNTVDYGVVAFNYDRAWFQKAGLALPKTLDDLKNPAYAKLTVVSSPATSSPGLAFLLASVNQYGEAGAWNWWRMARAGGMKVTRGWSDAYYKEFTRNGGKFPIVLSYASSPAAEVFYAEGFNAAKLTQQSPTGNLFLPGSTFLQLEGVGVLKGAKQPALARAFVDFMLSGGVQADIPTRMWIYPAVAGTPLNPVFKFAEQPKTAPIKPALLANPQRLIDGWVTNVLRR